In Stigmatopora nigra isolate UIUO_SnigA chromosome 2, RoL_Snig_1.1, whole genome shotgun sequence, a single window of DNA contains:
- the LOC144188308 gene encoding dynein light chain roadblock-type 2-like — translation MAEVEETLTRIEAHGSVVGTIIANADGIPVRSTFDISKAGKYAEVLRHLTTMARSTVRDVDPQNDLIVMRISTKNQEIMIAPENSYLLILVQQKVEKYTRA, via the exons atg GCTGAAGTTGAGGAAACACTCACAAGAATTGAAGCCCACGGGAGTGTGGTTGGAACCATAATTGCTAATGCAGATG GTATTCCCGTCCGATCGACATTCGATATTTCTAAAGCCGGCAAGTATGCGGAGGTTCTTCGCCACCTGACCACCATGGCCAGGAGCACCGTGAGAGACGTTGACCCCCAGAATGACCTTATCGTGATGCGCATCAGCACAAAGAATCAAGAAATTATGATTGCACCAG AAAACTCCTATCTTCTGATTCTGGTCCAGCAAAAAGTTGAGAAATACACCCGCGCCTGA
- the LOC144188324 gene encoding dynein light chain roadblock-type 2-like produces the protein MAKVEESLQRVEAHSSVIGTIVANAEGIPVRSTFENSKAAKYAGLLRHLTLMATGTVRDVDPQNDLTVLRIGTKNQEIMIAPESDSLVIVLQRNDG, from the exons ATG GCAAAAGTTGAGGAATCTCTCCAGAGAGTGGAAGCTCATTCCAGTGTGATTGGAACCATAGTTGCCAATGCAGAAG GCATCCCAGTTCGATCAACTTTCGAAAACTCCAAGGCTGCAAAGTACGCGGGGCTCCTTCGCCACCTCACCTTGATGGCCACCGGCACGGTGAGAGACGTTGACCCTCAGAATGACCTCACCGTCCTCCGCATTGGCACCAAGAACCAGGAGATCATGATTGCACCGG AAAGTGATTCTCTTGTGATTGTCCTCCAGAGAAATGATGGCTGA
- the psmd7 gene encoding 26S proteasome non-ATPase regulatory subunit 7, with protein sequence MPEPAVENVVVHPLVLLSVVDHFNRIGKVGNQKRVVGVLLGSWQKKVLDVSNSFAVPFDEDDRDDSVWFLDHDYLENMYGMFKKVNARERIVGWYHTGPKLHKNDIAINELIKQYCTNSVLVIIDVKPKDLGLPTEAYISVEEIHDDGTPTSKTFEHVTSEIGAEEAEEVGVEHLLRDIKDTTVGTLSQRITNQVHGLKGLNSKLLEIRAYLERVTAGKLPINHQIIYQLQDVFNLLPDVNLLEFTKAFYLKTNDQMLVVYLASLIRSVVALHNLINNKISNRDAEKKEGQEKDEGKKEKKDDKEKKEDKDKTDGAKKDEKKKK encoded by the exons ATGCCGGAGCCAGCGGTAGAAAATGTCGTCGTTCACCCTTTAGTATTGCTCAGTGTGGTCGACCATTTCAACAG AATAGGGAAAGTCGGCAATCAGAAACGAGTAGTGGGTGTCCTTTTGGGCTCTTGGCAGAAGAAAGTTCTTGACGTTTCAAACAGTTTTGCAG TGCCGTTTGACGAAGATGACAGGGACGATTCCGTATGGTTCCTGGACCACGACTACTTGGAAAACATGTATGGCatgtttaaaaaagtcaatG CCAGAGAAAGAATTGTGGGATGGTATCACACGGGACCTAAGTTGCATAAGAACGACATCGCCATCAACGAGCTTATCAAACAGTACTGTACCAATTCG GTGTTGGTTATTATTGACGTGAAGCCCAAAGATCTGGGCCTTCCCACAGAAGCGTACATCTCCGTGGAAGAAATACACGAC GACGGCACGCCGACATCCAAAACATTCGAGCACGTGACCAGCGAGATCGGAGCCGAAGAAGCCGAGGAAGTCGGAGTGGAGCACCTCCTCAG AGACATCAAGGACACCACAGTGGGGACGCTGTCACAGCGCATCACCAATCAAGTTCACGGCCTGAAGGGTCTCAACTCCAAGCTGCTAGAGATCCGTGCCTACCTGGAAAGGGTGACCGCCGGTAAGCTTCCCATCAACCATCAAATCATCTACCAGCTGCAGGATGTCTTCAACTTGCTGCCCGACGTCAACTTGTTG gaGTTCACCAAGGCCTTCTACCTGAAGACCAACGACCAGATGCTAGTGGTCTACCTGGCGTCGCTCATCCGCTCCGTGGTGGCCCTACACAACTTAATCAACAACAAGATTTCCAACCGGGACGCCGAGAAGAAGGAAGGTCAGGAAAAGGATGAAGGCAAGAAGGAGAAAAAGGACGACAAAGAGAAGAAAGAGGATAAGGACAAAACGGATGGCGCCAAGAAGgacgagaagaagaagaaatga